A single genomic interval of Helianthus annuus cultivar XRQ/B chromosome 13, HanXRQr2.0-SUNRISE, whole genome shotgun sequence harbors:
- the LOC118485834 gene encoding uncharacterized protein LOC118485834, translating to MAEPSNPHNVEGENPEQPIVAEEEDEDDDVDVPGGGLPVLKWTKGSFKTLMATVQMAKDWNATYPQVGDTGADAPAGYITLWADFFTHGNLRLPVTVFVAEVLEYYHLHISQLSPFGMFRIRNFEYTFRAHGLPISVENFRRFYQLTVNTGFFSFTQRHGSLKLMTPPKGVTGWKKRFFYVKACAVYANMSFRNVDVGVSDEEIPVASAKTADWFSRLRPIELKKLDNDQLWILRMMLSRPDRKERPVLREQGGADAVGLWRMFEPDFKGQVELIAVELKKGFNLEILKHFRVPSKAVLEAPVPGDARGVLADLGKFEKRVPKKTLEKKTVKKTVRGRGKGSVEGSAAPSSVFEAAESRNAGYSFFDIPASPPHTAAAGAGVTKETVAPKEPVAPFVGPVRDPPLEKTVEATVDRIFDTVDSSDNLISPDEGDGLNLRFSDAGG from the exons atggctgaaccatcgaatccacacaatgtggagggtgaaaaccctgaacagccgataGTGGCTGAGGAAGAAGACgaggatgatgatgttgatgttcccggtggtgggttaccggtgttgaagtggacAAAAGGTAGTTTTAAAACCCTGATGGCCACTGTTCAGATGGCCAAAGACTGGAATGCTACTTACCCACAAgtgggggacaccggtgccgatgctccggccggttatataaccTTGTGGGCGGATTTTTTCACCCACGGtaaccttaggttgccggtgacggtgtttgtggCGGAGGTATTGGAGTATTATCACCTCCATATCTCCCAGCTTAGTCCTTTCGGAATGTTCCGAATTCGGAATTTTGAGTACACATTCCGTGCCCATGGCCTGCCCATTTCAGTGGAGAATTTCCGGCgtttctaccagttgacggtgaacaccggttttttctcgttCACTCAAAGGCATGGGAGtctgaagttgatgacaccccctaagggtgtgacaggctggaagaagaggttcttctacgtgaaagcctgtgcggtctatgctaACATGTCTTTCAGGAACGTCGATGTTGGAGTTTCCGATGAAGAGATTCCGGTTGCTTCCGCGAAGACCGcggactggttctctaggctgcggcctattgaactcaagaagttggataatGACCAACTATGgatattgcggatgatgctctcTAGACCGGATAGGAAGGAAAGGCCCGTGTTGCGGGAACAGGGTGGTG cggatgcggttggcttgtggaggatgtttgagcctgatttcaagggccaggttgaactgatcgcggttgagctgaagaaaggTTTCAACCTTGAAATTCTGAAGCACTTCCGCGTACCATCGAAAGCGGTGCTGGAAGCCCCGGTTccgggagacgcaagag GTgtccttgcggatttggggaagtttgagaaacGCGTCCCCAAAAAGACTCTGGAGAAGAAAACGGTAAAAAAGACCGTgcggggtcgtggcaaggggagTGTGGAAGGCTCAGCTGCCCCTTCTTCCGTTTTcgaagccgcag AATCCCGAAATGCGGGGTATTCTTTTTTTGACATTCCTGCGTCTCCTCCGCACACCGCTGCCGCGGGTGCGGGTGTAACGAAAGAGACGGTCGCGCCCAAGGAGCCTGTGGCCCCTTTTGTTGGGCCAGTTCGTGATCCCCCtttggagaagacggtggagGCGACTGTTGACCGGATTTTTGATACTGTGGACTCCTCTGACAATCTAATCTCTCCTGATGAGGGTGATGGATTgaacttgaggttttcagatgccg ggggatga